The genomic region CCAACAACCCAGTTGTCTATAAGTCGTGTATCACCAACAAAGACTGCAAGAGCAATCAGGTTACCCTCTTTTATAAATTCTACATCTTTAAAGTTGTCCTGGTCAACAATTTCAATATAATCTATTTTTTTTACATTAGGATGGGAAAGAATAAATTTTTCCATCTGTTCCTTTATTCTGGGAGCTCTCCTTTCTCCTTTTTCAATAAGTTCTTTAGCAAGCTTCAAAGCGTTGTAAAGTGAAAGTGCGGATTCTCTTTCCTCCAGTGATAGATAGATGTTTCTTGAACTCATTGCAAGACCATCGTTTTCTCTGACAATAGGACATCCCACAACTTCAACGTCCATATTCAGGTCTTTTACCATCTGTTTTATTACTTTATATTGCTGAAAATCTTTCTTTCCGAAGTAGGCTCTATCGGGTTTTACTATGTTAAAAAGTTTTGTAACAATCGTGGTAACTCCCCTAAAGTGTCCTGGTCTCCTGGCACCGCACAGAACCTCTGTTATTTCACTCACCTCAACATACGTCCTATAAGGTTCAGGATAAAGCTCTTCAACAGCTGGAAGGAAAAGTATATCTACACCTTCCCTTTCAGCCAATTTAGAGTCTCTCTTTTCATCCCTTGGATATTTTTCAAAATCTTCATTGGGTCCAAACTGAGTGGGATTAACGAAGATGCTCATTACAACAATATCGTTCTCTTTTCTTGCCCTTCTTACGAGACTTAAATGCCCTTCATGAAGATATCCCATCGTTGGAACAAATCCGATACTTTTACCCGCTCTTTTAAAAGCTTCTGCAATACCTTTCATTTCTTTAACAGTTCTTACTTTCTTCATACTCATCCTCTGCAATCATTTTCGCCTTCAGTATTCCTGCTCCTATGAGCACCATTATTGCCGAGTAGTATATCCATAATAAAAATATAATAACTGCCGCAAAAGAACCAAAGAGCAGGTCAATTTTTGAAACATTTTCTATGAAATAGAGGAAAAGTCTTTCAAATATTGTCAGCATCGTAAATACGAAGACGGAAACTTTTAAAACAATTTTCCAGTGGAACTTTACAGGTAGTAGAAAGTAGTATAGGCAGAACAGAATTAGAAACATTACAGTTAAAGCACCGACAGATGAAAGCAGGGAAACCATGAAGTTTAAAGGAAAGACAACGGCAAAGAGAAGTTTCAATGTATAAAAGGCAAACATAAGTATCCATAGAACGAATATAAAAAGGATAACAAGAAGGTTTCTTCCTATGTAGCCTGCCGGGTTGCACTTTCCAAGTATATATGTAAACGAACGTTCGACAGCCAGAAAAACACCTCTTGCAAACCAGAGCATTATAGGTATTGCCGTTCCACTCAGTATGCCCGTAGTGGTAATTATGTGTTGAACCCTTTCAAAGAGCGGTTTTAACGGTGAATTTAAAAGCTCTTTGGGAACAAGTGAAAGGACATTGATATCAAAAACGATGATTTCTATAAAGAAAAACGTTATGAAAAGAGGAATGATGGAAACGAGAGTAAAGTAGGCTATTGCTGCCGCGCAGAACATGTAATCGCTCTCAAAAGCATCACATACGGCAAACAGGACGAAATTTATAAATCTTTTTTTCTTCAGAAGCTTTTTACATATCATAGGATAAATGATACTAAATATTGCATTTGAGGTTAATCGGTAATTGTGAAATTCTTTTACTCCCCTGTGACAAAACTTACAGAAAAGTATATCATTTAGAATGATAATTAATTGCAGTTTGTGGAGGAAATATGAGAAAAGAGCTGGGACTTTTGATTGCAGCTTTTATTCTAACAGGTTGCCAGCAGTCTATGAACGGTGGTACTGTTAAGGTTTCTGAAGAAAAACCGAGAATAAGTAACGCAACGCAGAAATGTCTTGGCTGTCACAGGATAGTAACGCCGGGTATTGTTGCACAGTGGGAGAAGAGCCGGCACGCCCATATAACCATGGCTGAGGCCATGAAAAAAGGAAAGCTCGAAAGACTCGTTTCGGCAACTTCTGTACCTGATGAGTTTAAGAATGTTGTTGTCGGCTGTGCAGAATGTCACACTCAGAATCCATCTTCTCACGCTGATACATTTGAACACAATGGTTTTAAGGTTCACGTTGTTGTTACGCCAAATGACTGTGCTTTATGTCATCCTGTTGAAGTAAAAGAGTATTCTCAAAGTCTTAAGGCGAATGCCTATGCTAACCTGATGAAGAATCCCGTTTACCATGAACTTGCGGCAACCGTTGTTGCAGAGAAAAAGTATGTCCATGGGAAATTTATTATTGAAAAGGCAAGAGAAAAAGATTTTAAAACCGCCTGTTTAAAGTGCCACGGAACGGTTGTTAAAGTTGAAGGATTTACTGAAAAAGACACACCGTTTGGAAAAATGAGGTTCCCTGTTCTGGAGGGCTGGCCCAATCATGGTGTGGGAAGGATAAATCCTGACGGTTCAAAAGGTTCCTGCACACCGTGCCACACTCGCCACACTTTCTCAATGGAAATGGCACGAAAGGCTGAAACCTGCGGTGAGTGTCACAAAGGTCCGGATGTTCCTGCGTACAAGGTTTACATGGCAAGTAAGCACGGTGCCATTTACAAATCCATGGAGCACAGGTGGAATTTTAATGACCCTTCGTGGGTTGTTGGTAAAGACTTCTCGGCTCCAACCTGTGCGGCGTGCCACATGAGCAGGCTTATAGATAAAAACGGTAACATAATAGTTGAAAGAACTCACAGGATATTTGACAGGCTTCCATACAGGCTCTTTGGTATCTTTGCTACACCTCACATTAAGTACTCTGAAACTTATAAAGCTAAAAATACTGCCGGATTGCCTCTCCCTTACAACCTTAACGGAACGCCTGTCAAATCTTCTGTCATTTCAAAAGAGGAAATGAATTCAAGAATGAACAACATGAAAAAGGTATGCCTTGCGTGTCATGCCCAGACGCTTGTTGATAATCACTTTGAGGAGCTTAAAGAAATCATAGATTACACAAATAATGCAGAGGTTTCTGCTACAAACCTTTTGGTTGATGTGTGGAAGAGAGGTATTGAGAAAGGTTTACCTCAGGGCGGCAATCCGTTTGATGAACCGATAGAACAGAGATGGGTTGAATCCTGGCTGTTCTATGCAGATTCTATAAGGTACGGAGCCGCCATGGCCGGCCAGGACTATGTTACGTTTGCAAACGGCAAGTGGTATCTTGGAAAGACGTTAAAAACCATGGAAATGCTGAAAAACTTAAAAAAATAACCTTAACGGGGGCTTTGCTTTGCCCCCTCTGATATAATCTCTCAAAACGGTTTTGGAGGGCTTTGTTGAAAAGGATGCCTTTCCTTCTTTTTATTCTAATTTTTCCTTTCTTTCTCTTATCCTGTGGTGGTAAAAGCAACGTTAAAGAAATTTCTCCAGAAGAGACATTAAAACTTATTG from Desulfurobacterium sp. TC5-1 harbors:
- the panC gene encoding pantoate--beta-alanine ligase, whose amino-acid sequence is MKKVRTVKEMKGIAEAFKRAGKSIGFVPTMGYLHEGHLSLVRRARKENDIVVMSIFVNPTQFGPNEDFEKYPRDEKRDSKLAEREGVDILFLPAVEELYPEPYRTYVEVSEITEVLCGARRPGHFRGVTTIVTKLFNIVKPDRAYFGKKDFQQYKVIKQMVKDLNMDVEVVGCPIVRENDGLAMSSRNIYLSLEERESALSLYNALKLAKELIEKGERRAPRIKEQMEKFILSHPNVKKIDYIEIVDQDNFKDVEFIKEGNLIALAVFVGDTRLIDNWVVGEEI
- a CDS encoding YihY/virulence factor BrkB family protein; amino-acid sequence: MFCAAAIAYFTLVSIIPLFITFFFIEIIVFDINVLSLVPKELLNSPLKPLFERVQHIITTTGILSGTAIPIMLWFARGVFLAVERSFTYILGKCNPAGYIGRNLLVILFIFVLWILMFAFYTLKLLFAVVFPLNFMVSLLSSVGALTVMFLILFCLYYFLLPVKFHWKIVLKVSVFVFTMLTIFERLFLYFIENVSKIDLLFGSFAAVIIFLLWIYYSAIMVLIGAGILKAKMIAEDEYEESKNC
- a CDS encoding multiheme c-type cytochrome, coding for MRKELGLLIAAFILTGCQQSMNGGTVKVSEEKPRISNATQKCLGCHRIVTPGIVAQWEKSRHAHITMAEAMKKGKLERLVSATSVPDEFKNVVVGCAECHTQNPSSHADTFEHNGFKVHVVVTPNDCALCHPVEVKEYSQSLKANAYANLMKNPVYHELAATVVAEKKYVHGKFIIEKAREKDFKTACLKCHGTVVKVEGFTEKDTPFGKMRFPVLEGWPNHGVGRINPDGSKGSCTPCHTRHTFSMEMARKAETCGECHKGPDVPAYKVYMASKHGAIYKSMEHRWNFNDPSWVVGKDFSAPTCAACHMSRLIDKNGNIIVERTHRIFDRLPYRLFGIFATPHIKYSETYKAKNTAGLPLPYNLNGTPVKSSVISKEEMNSRMNNMKKVCLACHAQTLVDNHFEELKEIIDYTNNAEVSATNLLVDVWKRGIEKGLPQGGNPFDEPIEQRWVESWLFYADSIRYGAAMAGQDYVTFANGKWYLGKTLKTMEMLKNLKK